CTCGGCGGTCGAGGTCTTCAATCGGCTCGTTGATGCGGCGTGGGCGACGGGCGACCCCGGGGTGGTGTTCATCGACCGGATCAACAACTCGCCCGCCAATCCGACGCCAGCCGTCTGGCAGATCGAGGCGACCAACCCCTGTGTCACGGGGGATACGCTCGTCTACACCGACCGCGGCTTGGAGCGGATGGCAGACCTCGTCGCCTCTGGGCGCGCGGCGGCAGTCGCCGTCGAGGACGGCTTTGCGCCGGCGACCCCGGCGTTCTCCACGGGCGTCAGGCCCGTCTTCCGCCTCCAGACTGTTGAGGGCTATGAGGTGCGGCTGACGGCAGACCATCGCGTGATGACCCGGCGCGGCTGGGTAGCGGCCGCCGATCTCTGCCCGGGCGACGAGATCCGGCTCCTCTCGCATCGCGGCGGCTTCGGAACGGGCGGTTCGCTCACTCTCGGTCGCGTGCTCGGCTGGCTTGTGAGCGAGACGGCGCTCGCCGTCGACCCCGCCATGCTCTCCGTCCTCGGCGAGGCGGAGCGCGAGCAGGCTCCGCGCGCTGCTGAGCGGATGGCCAGCAGCGTCCTCGCCGGGGAAGGCGGACGCCACGGCGAGGACGCTCCGGTCGCCGTGATCGCCGACCGCGACGAGGCGCGCGTCCGTTCGGCGTACCTCTTGCGGCTCGCCGCCGAGCATGGGGTGGTGCCGGGAGCGACGCAGCAGGTGCCCGAGAGCGTGCTGACCGGCGCGGAGGAGATGCAACGCGGCTTTTTGCAGGCGCTCTTCACCGCCGACGGCGACGTCACCGGCCATGCCGAGGGGGTCTCGGTCCGGCTCGTTTCGTCCAGCGATTGCCTGCTGAAAGATGTGCAGCGGCTGCTGCTCAACTTCGGGATCGCGTCGGCGCTCTTTCCCCATCGCGGGCAGGCGGCGGGCCGTCCGCTGCCCGATAGCAGCGGGGAGAGCGCCACTCACGAACTTGTCATCTCGAACGATAACCTTCACCGCTTTGCGAGCAGCATCGGTTTTCTGTCGGACCGCAAGCAGCGCGCACTCAGCAGCCAGCTCGCCGGGCGTCAGCTGCCTCGTGAGCGCTTCTACGCCCGCTTCGCGTCGCTCATCCCCGACGGCATCGAAGAGGTGTACGACCTGACCGAGCCGCGCACGCATTCGTTCGTCGCCAACGGCCTCGTGGTGCACAACTGCGGGGAGCAGCCGCTCGCCCCGAATGAAGCGTGCAATCTCGGCTCGATCAATCTTGCTGCGTTCGTGCGGCCGCCCGCTGACCCGGCCCGTCCTTGGGATGAGCCGCCCGCAAGCCGCATCGCGTGGGAAGAGCTCGAGGCAGTCGTTGCGGACTGTGTTCGGTTCCTTGACGACGTCATCGACGTCAACCCCTACCCGTTGCCTGAAATCGACGCGGCGGTGAAGGCGAACCGGCGCATCGGCCTCGGCGTGATGGGCTGGGCCGACCTGCTGATCGCGCTTGGCGTTCCGTATGACAGCGACGAAGCGCTCGAGCTGGCGGACCGGATCATGCGCACAATCCACGATGCTGGCCACCGGGCGACCGAGCGCCTCGCGGTCGAGCGCGGTCCCTTCCCGAACTGGAGCCGGAGCATCTACGCCAATGGCGCGCCGAAGCGCAACAGCACGGTCACCACGATCGCGCCCACCGGCACCATCAGCATTATCGCCGGCTGCAGCTCCGGCATCGAGCCGCTCTTCGCGCTCGCCTATCGCCACAAGGCGCCGGGACAAAATCGGCTGCTCACCTTCGTCAATCCGGTCGCCGAGGCGGTGCTGAAGGCGCACGGGCTGCTGACTGATGAACTGCGCGAACAGATCGCGCTCCACGGCACAATCGGCGAGATCGAGGGGGTGCCCGAGCGTATCAAGCGCGTCCTCGTCACGGCGCACGAGATTGCGCCTCCAGCCCATGTCCGGATGCAGGCGGCGTGGCAGCGCTGGACGGATAACGCCGTGAGCAAGACGATCAACTTGCCGCATGAGGCGACCCGTGCCGATGTCGCGTCGGCGTACCGCCTCGCTTATGAGCTGGGCTGCCTCGGCATCACAGTCTTCCGCGATGGCTGCAAGGGCGAAGCAGCGCAAGTGCTCCACGTCGGCAGCGCCGAGAAGAAGCCGGCCGAAGCCGCGCCGAGCGAGGCCGAGCAGGCAAAGGCGCTCACCGCCCAAGCGGAGGCGCTCTGGGGACTGGGCGTGCCGGCGGGCAAGAGCGGCATCCGCCCGCGGCCGAGCGTCGTTGCCGGCTACACGCGGCAGATCGTCGCTCCTGAGGGGAAGGTGAACGTCACCCTCAACAGCGATGAGTACGGCCTGTACGAGGTGTTCATCAACGTCGGCAAGGCCGGCAGCGATATCGCCGCGCTCGCCGAAGCGCTAGGCCGCCTCGTCAGCCTCACCCTGCGGATGGCCAGTCCGCTGCCGCCGAACGAGCGCGCGCGCGAGGTGGCCAACCAGCTTCGCGGCATCGGCGGGAGCCGCTCCGTTGGCCTCGGGCCTAATCAAGTGCGCTCGCTTCCCGATGCGGTCGCGAAGGCGATCGAACTGCATCTCGGCGAGGAGCGTCCGGTTCCGGTCGTGCCGGAGACGCGGCCCGTTGCCGCGGCGCGTCTCGGCGGCAACGGCGCGGCGGCCCCCGGCAACGGCCACGCCGCCGAAGCCGCGCAGGCACAAGCGGCGGTCGCCGTCCACGTGAAGGCGACGGGCAATCTCTGCCCCGAGTGTGGCTGCAGCACGCTCTTCATGATGGAAGGCTGCAAGAAGTGTGAGGCGTGCGGCTACACGGAGTGCTGAGGCGCTCCCTGTCCGGGAGGCTGGCCCGCTCCCGCGAGCGGGCCAGCGCTGTTTAGCGGGGCGGCCGGTAAGGAGTGGTCGGCGTGCGGGTCGGCGTCGGAGTGGCGGGGCGAGGCGTCGGCGTCGCCGTCCGCGTTGCGGTCGGGGTCGGAGGCGGCGCGTAGCCGAGCGGGGAGGTGGCAAGCGGCGCGTTCTTCAGGCCGAGCGGCAGGACGACACGGTTGCCCGGCGGAGCAGGATACGTCGGCCCTCCATAGGGCCCGGAAAATGGCGCCGCAACGACGAGCGGCAGTGCGGAGCCGGTTGTCAGGCCGACGACGACCAGCACGCTGCTGACCGCGATCGCCGTCCATCCCGCTGCTCGCTGACAAGCCCATCGAAGCATCGGTCCTCTCCACGGTGGCTCTCCTCATCTCTTCGTCTTAAGAGCGGAGGGCTCACTAGGGCCGTTCGGCCCTAGTCCTTAGCTAGGCGGTGCTGCTGGCGCTGAGCGAGCCTCTTGCAGCCGGCATCGCGACGATCTACGATTGTTCTGCATACACGCGGCGGGACGGCTGAGGGCTTTTGTTCTCAGTCGTTTTTCTATTGCAACTGCAACGACGCAGCTGCCGTTGTGGAAGGAGCCGGCCATGGTCGACAAGCCCGTCTTTCTCACCCCGGAGGGACGCGCGAAGCTCGAGGCGGAGCTCGAATATCTCCGGCGCGAGAAGCGTCGCCAGATTAGCGAACGGATCAGCGAGTCGAAGGAGATCGGCGGCTTCGGGGACAATGCCGACCTCGACGATGCGCGCAACGAGCAGGTGATCGTCGAGACGCGCATTCAGCAGCTCGAGCGGATGCTGCGCGCTGCCACCATCATCAAGGAGCACGACCCAAGTACGGGCATCGTCCAGATCGGCTCGACGGTCACGGTCGTTTCCGATGATGGCGAAGAGGAGCGCTACACCATCGTCGGCAGCGCCGAGGCGAACCCGCGGGCAGGAAAAATTTCCAACGAATCTCCCGTCGGCCATGCTCTGCTCGGGCGCAAAGTGGGCGAAGTCGTCCAAGTGATGACCCCCTCGGGAGTAGAGCGGCTGACGATCCGGCGGATCGAGTGAGGAGGCATCGGCTACACTGACCGCGGATCCCCGTATCCGTCATCCTGTTCACGGCAGCGAGCAGCTGCGAAACGAGCCAGATGTCTGACGTTGCAGAACAGATCGCCCAGCGGCGGGCGAAGGTCGCCGCAATCCGCGCGGGAGGCGGCAACCCCTATCCTGCTCGCTTCCGGCGCACCCACACCGCCGCCGAAGCAGTTGCCGCTTTCGAGGCCGACCCCGACGCCCTCATTCCGGTGACAGTCGCCGGCCGGCTCATCTCAAAGCGCGTGATGGGCAAGGCGACCTTTGCCCATCTCCAAGATTGGTCCGGCCGCATCCAGCTGTTTGCGCGCCGCGACTCCCTCGGCGACGCCTATGACTCCTTTCTCGACTTCGACCTCGGCGACATCGTCGGCATCGAAGGGACCCTCATGCGGACGCGGACCGGCGAGATTACGGTCGATGTCGGGAAGGCGACGCTGCTGGCAAAGTCGCTTCGTCCGCTCCCGGATAAGTGGCACGGCCTGACCGATGTCGAAAAGCGGTATCGGCAACGCTACCTTGACCTGATCGCGAACGAAGAGACGCGCCGGATCGTCAAACTGCGGCAGCGGGTCGTCTCGGCGATCCGGCGCTTCCTCGACGCGCGGGGGTTTGTCGAAGTCGAAACGCCGGTGCTCCAGCTCGTGCCCGGCGGCGCGGCGGCGCGGTCATTCAAGACCTACTATGAGGCGCTCGATACCGAGGTGCACCTGCGCATCTCGCTTGAGCTCTACTTGAAGCGGCTGCTCGTCGGCGGACTGGACAAGGTGTATGAACTGGGGCGTGTCTTCCGCAATGAAGGCATCTCGCATAAGCACAACCCCGAGTTCACGCTGCTGGAGACCTACGAGGCGTATGCCGACTATCTCGACGTCTTGACGATGGTCGAAGAGTTGCTCGCGACGGTCGTCCGCGACGTGCACGGCTCGCTGCAGGTGGATCTCGGCGAGCACACCATCGACTTCACGCCGCCGTGGCGGCGGGAGACCCTGCGCGACGCGATCCGCAGCCGTGCCGGGATCGACTTCGCGGACTATCCCGACGCCGAATCGCTGCGCGCGGTGATGCGGGAGCGGGGGCTCGCGGTCGACCCGACGCTCGGCCGCGGCAAGCTGATCGATGAACTGCTGACGACCTTTGTCGAACCGACCCTCATCCAACCGACGTTTCTGCTCGACTATCCGGTTGAGCTGTCGCCGCTGGCGAAGCGGAAAGAGGACGACCCGACCCTCGTCGAACGGTTTGAAGGGTTTGTCGGCGGCATAGAGATCGCCAATGCGTTCAGCGAGCTGAACGACCCCGATGACCAGCGCGCCCGCTTCGAAGCGCAGCTGGCTGCGCGCGCCGCCGGCGACGAAGAGACGGAGCGGCTCGACGAAGATTTCCTGCTCGCCCTTGAATATGGGATGCCGCCCGCGGGCGGTCTTGGTATCGGCATCGACCGGTTGGTAGCGTTGCTGGCGGGGGCGCACTCGCTGCGGGAGGTGATCTTATTCCCGCAGCTTCGAACGGTGCGCTGAGCCGCGCGCCGGCGCCGTTCGTCGTTTCCCCCCAGCCGTCTCGGCTGCCCGCTCGTCGCTGGTCGGGAGTAGAGTTCGGAATGAGGAGCCAGCATGTTGCCACTCGCCTACCTGCGCGAGCATGCCGACGCTGTTCGGACAATGCTTGCTCACCGGGGGACGGATGCTCCCCTCGATCGCATCTTGGCGCTTGATGAGCGTCGCCGCGCCATCATCGCGGAGAATGAGGCGCTCAAACAGCGGCGCAACGAAGTGAGCCGCCAGATCGGCCGCGACAAGGAGCGGCTGGCAGCGCTCCGCGACGAGATGCGCCGCGTTGGCGACCGGATCAAAGCGCTCGATGATGAACAGCGCGCCATTGAGGCCGAACTCGACGACCTCTTGCTGCGCGTGCCGAACGTGCCGCACAGTTCGGTGCCGATTGGCGCGACCGCGGAGGACAACGTCGTCGTCCGGGTGTGGGGGGAGCGGCCGACGTTCCCCTTCCCGCCGAGGCCGCATTGGGAGATCGGCGAGGCGCTCGGCATCCTCGACCTTCCCCGCGCTGCCAAGATCAGCGGCTCGCGCTTTGTCCTCCTGCGCGGGGCCGGCGCCGCGCTCGAACGGGCGCTCATCACCTTCATGCTCGACGTCCACATTCGGGAGCATGGCTATACCGAGGTCTGGCCGCCGTATCTTGTCGAGCCGAAGGCGATGGTCGGCACTGGCCAGCTGCCGAAGTTCGCGGGCGACTTTTACCAGACGCAAGACGGCCTCTCGCTCATCCCGACTGCCGAAGTGCCGGTCACGAACCTGCATCGCGAGGAGATCCTTGAGCCGGGGACGCTGCCGATCCGCTACGTCGCCTTCACTCCCTGCTTCCGCACCGAAGCCGGGTCGGCCGGCCGCGATACGCGCGGCATGATCCGGGTGCATCAATTTGACAAAGTCGAACTGGTCAAGTTCGTTGTGCCGGAGACGAGCTACGATGAGCTCGAAAGTCTGACGCGCGATGCCGAGGCGATCTTGCAGCGATTAGGCCTTCACTACCGCACGGTTGTGCTTTGCACCGGCGACCTCGGCTTCGCCTCCGCGAAGACCTACGACCTCGAAGTGTGGATGCCGGGCCAAGACCGCTACGTGGAGATCTCGTCCTGCTCCAATTTTGAGGCGTTTCAAGCGCGCCGGGCGCGGATTCAGTTTCGGCGCGACGCCGGTGCCCGCGCCGAGTATGTGCACACGCTGAACGGCTCCGGGCTCGCCGTTGGCCGCACGCTCGCCGCGGTGCTCGAAACCTACCAGCAGCCCGACGGCTCAGTGCTCGTGCCGGAGGCGCTCCGTCCCTATCTCGGGGTCGACCGCATCGGCTAGGGGCGCTCGCGGGCGCTTGCAGTGCCAACCGTTACGAGGGTTCCATCCTCCTTCGCGCACCAGACACGGAGCCGCGCGACCCCATTCTCGCGGCGGACGATCTCCCCGCCGGCAAGGATCGTCTCGCCGGCAAAGACGCGCGCAATAAAGCGGACATCGAGCGAGCCGCCTTCGAGGTAGCCCGCGCCGAAGTGGTTGGTGAGCAGCCGAGAGAGGAGGCCGAACGAGAGCGCGCCTTGCGCGAGCGGCGGCTGGCCGCTGGTCTGCTTCGCCAGCGCAGGGTCGGTGTGAACATTCCGCTCGTCCGGTCCCTCGAACTCGGCCATCCGGGCGAGGGTGATCTCGAAACGCAGCGGCGCGAGCGTCGCAATCGCATCGCCGGCCACGTCCTCGCGCGGCTCGGACGGCTTCTCGGGAGAGCGCGCCGCTTCTTCATCGGCCAGGCCAAATGCCCAGCTCTTCCAGTGCCGCTGGACGAGGCGCCCCGCCGCCGACGCTTCGAGGCGGTAGTAGACGTAGCCGCGCCCGCGCCGCACGAACTTGTCAAACACCTCACCGGTCACCACCAGTGGCCGGCCGACAGGGATGGGTCCAAGACAGTCCAGCGCATAGCGGGCGAACCCGCCCGACCGGGTCGCGCCGGGCGAGTTGCCGATCAGATACCGCCCGAGGAACATCTGGCTCGGGTAGTAGAGGATCGACGGGGGTGCAATCGGCCCGCCCCACGGGGATGGCCCGGAATACCATGGGTGGTCATCGGCGTAAATGCGGCTCCAGCGGGCGATATCCTCCTCGGTGACCGTCACCTGGTAGGGCCCGCGAGGCCCTAGCTCGATGTCGAAGAACGACACGTCGGGCGCGCTGCCGGGCGGACCGCTCTTGCGGGTCGCGGGTAAGGTCTGCATGCTCTCCTCGTGCTGAAGATTGTATACCCGCTATCATAGCGCGCCGCGCGCTTCGCTGGCGACGGCTGGTCTTCGGCCTGCTCAAAGCTGGAGCACGAAGTCGAACGCGCCGGCCTTCCCCTCGCTTGTGTCGCTCAGCCGCATAACGAGCTTCGGGTTGAAGATGCTGTCGCGCTGATTGCCGGGCTCATTGGGGAAGTAGAGCTGGGTCGTCAGCACGGGCCGGTTCGGCGCTTGCACCTTGACATGGATATGGCGGGTTCGGCCGGGGTAGAGGCCGGGCACAATGGTCTCGAGTCGGTAGGTTCCGTCGGCGTTTGTGAACTGGTGGCCCCGCAGCCGGTAGCCGCGGGTGTCGTACTGGCCGGTGTTATCGCACTGCCAGAAGTCGAGGAGGGCGTTGGCGACCGGCTGGCAGCGTGTCGAGAGGACGCGCCCGGTCAGGACGAGGGGGGTTCCATTCACGCCGGGCTCAAGGAGAGAAGTGCGGCGCGGCGAGTTGGGAGTGAAGTAGGGGCCTTCGGTTTGAGGCGGCGTTGGGTCATCGACGTCAGCGCAGCTTGGGGTCGGGTCGAGGGCGTGTCCGGCTGCGAGCGGACTTCCCGCCGCGCCCTCTCCTCCCTGAGCGCCGGCGCTGCGCGATGGGCCGATGCCGCAGGCGGCAGCGAGCAGCGCAACGGGGATCATCGCCAAAGTTTGCAGAACACCGCGGCGGTGGAAGCGTGTCACATCGAGGTTCATCGCTGTCTCCGAGCTTGCCCAGCTGGTAGAATCGAGTGCGCGCCCCCGTAGCTCAGTGGATAGAGCGGAGGTTTCCTAAACCTTGCGCGCAGGTTCGATCCCTGCCGGGGGTACTTTTCTTTCGCTCTTCTTTACCAGACGCGCCAGCCATTTGTTGCGGCGCGCTTGTTCAGGAGCCGCCTGTGACCGACCCAATCCCCCCCACCACGACCGCGGAAGCGCTCGCTAAGCGCCAAGCCGCCCGCAAGAACTTGATCAAGAAAGGGATCGTCCTTGTCAACACCGGGCTGGGCAAGGGGAAATCCACAGCCGCTTTCGGCGTGCTCTTCCGCGCGTGGGGGCGGGGGATGCGGGTCTGTGTCTTCCAATTTCTTAAGCACGAGAAGGGCAACTGGGGCGAGGTGCGCGCTGCCAAGAAGCTCGGGATCGAGTGGCACCGAATGGGCGACGGATTCACCTGGACGTCGCGCGACCTCGACGAGACAACCGCCAAGGCAATCCACGCCTGGGAGCGGGTCAAAGAGAAGATCACGAGCGGCGAGTACGACCTGATCATCCTCGATGAGTTCACCTATCCCTTGCACTACGGCTGGATTGACCCTGAGGAAGCGGTCGGCTGGCTGCGCGAGCACAAGCCGCCCATGCTCCACTTGATCATCACGGGCCGCTACGCCCCGCCGGCGCTCATCGACTACGCCGATGTCGTCACCGACATGACAAAAGTGAAGCATGCCTACGATGCGGGGATCCGCGCCCAGCCGGGGATTGAGTTTTAGCGTCCCCGATGCGCATCGGCATTGTCACGTCGGCGCCGGCGGAAGGCCTGCTCAGCGGTACTGCCGCGGCGGTCGCCGGGCTGCGCGGCGGGCTGGTCGCGCTTGGGCATGAGGTTGTCACCCTGCGGCCGCAAGGGCCGCCTCGCGGCTCGCTCCTCGTCCATCGCCTGCTCTTCAATCTCGCCCTGTCGCGCGCCCTTGCGACCCTCTCCACGGATCTCCTAGTCGGCGTCGGCCTCGACGGCTTTCTCTGGGCGAGACGGCAGCGGCTCGCGCCGTATGTCGTGCTGCTGCGCGAACTCGTCGCTGACCGCTTCAACGGCGGCTCCCGTTTTCTGCGCTCGCTCCAAGCGCGGCTGGAGGCCGGCAACGCTCAGCGAGCCGACGGCGTCGTCGTCCCCAGTCAGCATGTTCGCGAGGCGGTGAGGCGCCGCTATGGAGTTGCGCCTGAACGGCTGCGGGTAGTGCCCGAGGGGATCAACCTCGCCCGGTGGCGCGCCCCAGCGCCATCCGCGGGCGACGGCGCGACGATCCTCTGCGCGGTGCCGCGCTCGGGGGATGCTGCCGGCGCCGAGTTCGTGCAGGCCTTTGCGATTGTTCATCGCGCACTGCCGTCGGCGCGCGCGGTGCTGGTGAGCGATCACGCTGCGCGCCCCGGCAGCGGCGAGAAGGCGGAGCGTCTGGGGCTGAGCGGCGCGGTCCTCGAGCGCGCCGTGACCGACGAGGAGACCCTCCGCGCCTGCTACCAAGCTGCTGACCTCTTCTGTCTGCCACGGGCTTCTGCTGCCGCCACGCCTTTCTTTCTTGCGGCAATGGCGAGCGGCCTGCCAATCGTGGCGACAACAGACAAGGCGGTTCCGGAGGTGGTGCCGAGTGCGGCGGGCATTCTCGTGCCGCCCGGCAACATCGAAGCGCTGGCCGAGGCGTTGATCGCTCTGCTCGGCGCGCCGGCGCGGCGCAGCGAGATGGGGTCGGCGGGGCTGCAGGCGGTCGCCGCTCACGACTGGCCGGTCGTCGCCCGCGGGTTCATCGAGGAGCTCGAGCGGCCGGCGCGGTGAGTAAGAGGAGGTCGGATGGTGCATCGGATCCAGCGGGGTGCCACGGGCCGGCGGGTAGTGGTCGCGTTCTGCATGCTCCTCGTGTTCTCCACCATGATCCTGCCCTGGGCGGCAGCGCGCTTGGCCGCCTATTCCGGCGGCGGACCGTCGATCGCGCTCAATTTCGGCTTTACCCCGGCGGACGCCTTCGCGGCGCTTGAGGCGCTCGGTCCCGACGGTCGGACCTTCTATCTCCTGTTCCTGGTGACTGGGGATGTCATCTGGCCGATCGTGTACGCCCTCTTTCTCGGCACACTGCTGGCGTGGCTGTTTGCCCGCGGCTTTCCCTCCGCCAGTCCAGCGCAGCGCGCGATCCTGCTCCCCTTTCTCGCGCTTGCCGCTGACTATGCCGAGAACGTCGGCATCATCGCGATGATCCTCGCGTATCCGGCGCGGCTGGACGGGATCGCTCAGATCACGAGTATGTTTCAGATGATCAAGTGGTCGCTGATCGGGGCGAGCGGACTGCTGGTTGCTCTCGGCGCGATCGCAGCGGTGGTCCGGCGGGGCGCGCGGGCATAGCCGACGGCGGCTGCCCGGTCAAGCGTGCTCTCGTCGGTCGGCTGCAGACTGGCGGCGTGAGGCAGCAGCCGCTGGAGATAGTCGGCGAGCGCTGGGCGCGCGCCGCGCTTCCGCGCTGAAGCGCAGTCGGGGGAGGGCAGCGAGGGACAAGCGACGCCGGCCGCGGGCGGGACGCGAGGCGCTCGTGGACGAGGCATGCGACGGAAAGCGACAGATATTCCAACGATCACACCACACTTGATATACTCTCACCGTTCGACAGCGCGAACGCGTTTAGGAGGATGCTGTGACGACGACCGAAGCGGAGCCCCGTCTCGCCGATCTCCCGCCAGCCCCACCCGAGTACAAGCCGCCGGCGCCTCTCTTCCTCTGGGCAGCGAGGACATTCCGTCCCCTTGTCGGCCCGTTCCTTTCCCTCTGGTGGTCGCGGCTCGAGAAGCTGGATGGCCCGTTTGATGCGTCCGACTTGCTGCCCCCGGGTGTCACCGAGCCGACGACCTATCCGCCGTATTACTTCATGAAGCATGTCCACTCGATGCCGGACCCCGGCTGGATGCATCCGGCGATGGGCGAGTTCTATTACAAGACTGCCCGCTGGGGGTTCTATTTCGACCGCGAGGATGTCATTCGCTACTACTACGGCAAGCTGATCGCGCCGCTGAATCCGAAGCGGATCCTCGATGTCGGCTGCGCAATCGGGGAAGCGGCGATCATCATCGCCAAGATGTTCCCGCAGGCCGAAGTGATCGGCGTGGACCTCTCGGCGCCGATGCTGCGCTGGGCCCGGCGTGAAGCCGAGCGGCAGGGGGTGCCCAACGTCAAGTTCTATCACCGCGACTTCTGCGACCTGAGCTACTGGGAGGACGGTTCGTTCGACTTCGTCTACGAGAACTACTGCCTCCACGAGGTCCCGACCTACGCCGGCTTGGCCTGCGTCAAGGAGATGATCCGGCTGACCCGTCCCGGCGGCCGGATCGCTTTCGCGGACTGGCCGCCGGCCGAAGAGCCGGGCGAGTATGAGAAGCGCGCCGCGATGGTCAACATCCAAGAGCCGTTTATGCTCCAATATCTCGACCTGCGGCTCGAGGAGCGGCTGAGCGAGCTGGGCATGATCAATGTCGAGCGGCTCACCCGCGTTGGGCGCAACATGCTCGTCAAGGCGGACAAGCCCGCCTGACCGCACGCGACGCTAGGTGAGGAGGGCCAGCCGGCCCTCCTCGTTTTTGTCGGGCTCCGCTCGGGAGCGCCGGCGACGGCTTGACGGCTGCTTCGTCGCGACCGCACACTCGACTGTCGAGGTGACGAACGGGGTCGACCGATGGCTGCTCCATCACCGAGCTGCGATGTCTGCCGTGAACGCGGAGCGAATCGTCCGTATACCAGCCTGCAGGTCTGTGTCCGCTGCGGGCGCACTGCCTGTGAGCCGACCCACTGGAACCGGTCGTCCGGGCTCTGCTACTTCTGTGCCAAGGTCCGCTAGTGCGTTCTCCACGTCAGCCGAGCCGAACTGAGCCGCTGGTTCGCCGTAGCGGGCGCGGATAGCGTCGATTTCGCCGGCACGATACGCCTGCCGAAATGCCTCGACCACGTCGGGGTCGAACTGTGTCCCGGCGAGGCGAAACACTTCCTCCGCTGCGCGGGCTGATTCCCAGGGCTCCTTGTAGGGCCGCCGCGAGGTGAGCGCGTCGTAGACATCGGCGACGGCGACGATCCGCGCCGAGAGGGGGATCGCTGTGCCGGCAAGGCGGTCCGGGTAGCCGGTGCCGTCCCACCGCTCGTGGTGATGACGCGCGATCTCCCGATGAACTCGAAAAGCTGGGCGTTCGCCAAGAATGCGCGCTCCGTCCGCCGCATGCTGCTCCATGATCCGGCGCTCCTCGGCGGTCAGGGGGCCGGCTTTCTTCAGCACAGCGTCCGGCGTATACGCCTTGCCGACATCGTGCGTGATGCTCGCCTCGCCGAGCGCTGAGACGTCGGGCTCACGATACCCGAGCCGGCGGGCGATCGCCTCGCTGTAATAGCGGATACGCTGAAGGTGGGCGCCCGTGAACGAGTCGCGCGCCTCGACGATCGTCGCCAGCATCATGATGGTGTCGCGGTTCTGCTCTTCGAGGGAACGGTTCGCAGCCTCGAGGGAGCGCCGGCGACGGTTCAGTTCGAACGTCAGCCACCAGACAAGCCCGCCGATTGCAAAGAAGAACGTGAGCCGCACCGGCAGATTCTGGGCGGTGATGGAGTCGGGAGGGAAATAGGTGAGAGAGAGCCACGCGAAAAATGCCGAGAGGAAAACGATATACAGCAGAGCACCAACCGGGCCAAAGTGAAAGGCGGCGCCGACGATGAAGAGGAGAAAGACCAGCCAGAAATCGGCGGTCACGCCGCGCGCGGCGAGATCGGGGACGGTGAGAAAAGCGCACCCCAGCAGGATGGCGGTGTCGAGCAGGATGCCCATCGTGTGAGAGAAGCGCGGAAAGCGCTGCATCGTCGGCCCGACAAGGCCGAGGTTGTAGCCCGCTACGAGCGCGAGCAGGCCGAGGACGGCGACCCAGTTGTCAAGATTGTCACGGAAGAGAAAGACCGCGAGAGCGACGAGGGCAGGGATGATGAGCCGCGTGACGAAGAGGCCGCGCTCGATAGCGAGGGTGACCTCGTGGAGCGCAGGGGCGTGTGGATGCGCGAAGCTCGGTCGGTCCGCTGTCCGGTTGGTCACGCTGTCATCCCTATTGTTGGCCAGTGCCGCGCTAGCGCGGCTACTCGCCGACTAAGGAGACGCGCCGGATGTAGCTCTCGTAGTCGTGGCCGCCGGCCACGACCTCGAGGTAGAGGATCTGGCGTGGAGTAGGCACCCGGCTCATGAGGTCCTGTTCATACCCGATCGTTTCCCAGA
This Dehalococcoidia bacterium DNA region includes the following protein-coding sequences:
- the greA gene encoding transcription elongation factor GreA, with translation MVDKPVFLTPEGRAKLEAELEYLRREKRRQISERISESKEIGGFGDNADLDDARNEQVIVETRIQQLERMLRAATIIKEHDPSTGIVQIGSTVTVVSDDGEEERYTIVGSAEANPRAGKISNESPVGHALLGRKVGEVVQVMTPSGVERLTIRRIE
- the lysS gene encoding lysine--tRNA ligase — its product is MSDVAEQIAQRRAKVAAIRAGGGNPYPARFRRTHTAAEAVAAFEADPDALIPVTVAGRLISKRVMGKATFAHLQDWSGRIQLFARRDSLGDAYDSFLDFDLGDIVGIEGTLMRTRTGEITVDVGKATLLAKSLRPLPDKWHGLTDVEKRYRQRYLDLIANEETRRIVKLRQRVVSAIRRFLDARGFVEVETPVLQLVPGGAAARSFKTYYEALDTEVHLRISLELYLKRLLVGGLDKVYELGRVFRNEGISHKHNPEFTLLETYEAYADYLDVLTMVEELLATVVRDVHGSLQVDLGEHTIDFTPPWRRETLRDAIRSRAGIDFADYPDAESLRAVMRERGLAVDPTLGRGKLIDELLTTFVEPTLIQPTFLLDYPVELSPLAKRKEDDPTLVERFEGFVGGIEIANAFSELNDPDDQRARFEAQLAARAAGDEETERLDEDFLLALEYGMPPAGGLGIGIDRLVALLAGAHSLREVILFPQLRTVR
- a CDS encoding ribonucleoside reductase class II translates to MPTAAIVPKWPRPAEEGRWTEAALKVLRERYLRKDATGQVVETPEEACWRVACAIAEAEYLHGADDATVRASAERFYRLMVRGVFLPNSPTLMNAGKGNGLQYSACYVLPVEDSLEGIFESIKRAAIIHKSGGGTGFSFSRLRSKDAVVSTTGGKASGPVSFLRVFDAATEAVKQGGTRRGANMGILRVDHPDILEFIDCKRDGGITNFNISVAITDAFMKALESGSDYALIAPDTGKEVGRLSAVEVFNRLVDAAWATGDPGVVFIDRINNSPANPTPAVWQIEATNPCVTGDTLVYTDRGLERMADLVASGRAAAVAVEDGFAPATPAFSTGVRPVFRLQTVEGYEVRLTADHRVMTRRGWVAAADLCPGDEIRLLSHRGGFGTGGSLTLGRVLGWLVSETALAVDPAMLSVLGEAEREQAPRAAERMASSVLAGEGGRHGEDAPVAVIADRDEARVRSAYLLRLAAEHGVVPGATQQVPESVLTGAEEMQRGFLQALFTADGDVTGHAEGVSVRLVSSSDCLLKDVQRLLLNFGIASALFPHRGQAAGRPLPDSSGESATHELVISNDNLHRFASSIGFLSDRKQRALSSQLAGRQLPRERFYARFASLIPDGIEEVYDLTEPRTHSFVANGLVVHNCGEQPLAPNEACNLGSINLAAFVRPPADPARPWDEPPASRIAWEELEAVVADCVRFLDDVIDVNPYPLPEIDAAVKANRRIGLGVMGWADLLIALGVPYDSDEALELADRIMRTIHDAGHRATERLAVERGPFPNWSRSIYANGAPKRNSTVTTIAPTGTISIIAGCSSGIEPLFALAYRHKAPGQNRLLTFVNPVAEAVLKAHGLLTDELREQIALHGTIGEIEGVPERIKRVLVTAHEIAPPAHVRMQAAWQRWTDNAVSKTINLPHEATRADVASAYRLAYELGCLGITVFRDGCKGEAAQVLHVGSAEKKPAEAAPSEAEQAKALTAQAEALWGLGVPAGKSGIRPRPSVVAGYTRQIVAPEGKVNVTLNSDEYGLYEVFINVGKAGSDIAALAEALGRLVSLTLRMASPLPPNERAREVANQLRGIGGSRSVGLGPNQVRSLPDAVAKAIELHLGEERPVPVVPETRPVAAARLGGNGAAAPGNGHAAEAAQAQAAVAVHVKATGNLCPECGCSTLFMMEGCKKCEACGYTEC
- the serS gene encoding serine--tRNA ligase → MLPLAYLREHADAVRTMLAHRGTDAPLDRILALDERRRAIIAENEALKQRRNEVSRQIGRDKERLAALRDEMRRVGDRIKALDDEQRAIEAELDDLLLRVPNVPHSSVPIGATAEDNVVVRVWGERPTFPFPPRPHWEIGEALGILDLPRAAKISGSRFVLLRGAGAALERALITFMLDVHIREHGYTEVWPPYLVEPKAMVGTGQLPKFAGDFYQTQDGLSLIPTAEVPVTNLHREEILEPGTLPIRYVAFTPCFRTEAGSAGRDTRGMIRVHQFDKVELVKFVVPETSYDELESLTRDAEAILQRLGLHYRTVVLCTGDLGFASAKTYDLEVWMPGQDRYVEISSCSNFEAFQARRARIQFRRDAGARAEYVHTLNGSGLAVGRTLAAVLETYQQPDGSVLVPEALRPYLGVDRIG